The Miscanthus floridulus cultivar M001 chromosome 7, ASM1932011v1, whole genome shotgun sequence genome includes a region encoding these proteins:
- the LOC136466925 gene encoding uncharacterized protein — protein MAGYPEDNQHALNGYDEEEVDEEEGHPGRRGGRDGASGYGDAGGEDGRGAGGDSSGKIFVGGVAWETTEESFSKHFEKYGAITDSVIMKDKHTKMPRGFGFVTFSDPSVIDKVLEDDHVIDGRTVEVKRTVPREEMTTKDGPKTRKIFIGGLPPSLTEDELKDHFSSYGKVAEHQIMLDHSTGRSRGFGFVTFESEDSVERVISEGRMRDLGGKQVEIKKAEPKKHGSDHSSNGRSSHGGGGYRNSYRSGGGAGNASSGSSGGGGGYGYGGAYRSAAAGYGYDSGAGVGYGYGRGYGYGGNAGFGSGFGGGYGGSMYGGAYGAYGAYGGGAYGGGAYGGGAYGGGAYGGAPGGYGTGGYGSYGGAGGAAGGTGSGSTGARGSSRYHPYGK, from the exons ACGACGAGGAGGAGGTcgacgaggaggaggggcaccCCGGGAGGCGGGGAGGCCGGGATGGGGCCTCTGGGTACGGCGATGCTGGCGGAGAGGATGGGCGGGGGGCGGGCGGCGACTCGTCGGG GAAGATTTTTGTCGGAGGCGTCGCTTGGGAGACAACTGAAG AATCATTCTCCAAGCATTTTGAGAAGTATGGGGCAATAACTGATTCTGTAATTATGAAGGACAAGCATACTAAGATGCCTCGTGGATTTGGATTTGTTACATTTTCTGATCCATCTGTTATAGACAAGGTTTTGGAGGATGATCACGTTATAGATGGCAGAACG GTTGAAGTCAAGAGGACAGTCCCGAGGGAAGAGATGACCACCAAAGACGGCCCTAAGACAAGAAAGATCTTCATCGGTGGGCTACCACCATCTCTTACTGAAG ATGAGTTGAAGGATCACTTTTCATCGTATGGTAAGGTGGCTGAACATCAGATAATGCTAGATCATAGCACTGGGCGTTCTAGAGGGTTTGGTTTTGTCACTTTTGAAAGTGAAGATTCTGTTGAAAGGGTCATATCAGAGGGGAGAATGCGTGATCTTGGTGGGAAGCAG GTTGAAATAAAGAAGGCTGAACCAAAGAAACATGGATCTGATCACAGCAGTAATGGGAGATCAAGCCACGGAGGTGGAGGTTACCGCAATTCTTACCGTAGTGGTGGTGGAGCTGGTAATGCCAGCAGTGGCAGCAGTGGGGGTGGCGGCGGTTATGGGTATGGTGGTGCTTATCGATCTGCTGCAGCGGGTTATGGATATGATAGTGGCGCAGGAGTAGGATATGGCTATGGTAGAGGGTATGGCTATGGAGGCAATGCTGGCTTTGGGTCTGGTTTTGGCGGTGGTTATGGTGGATCCATGTATGGAGGTGCATATGGCGCATATGGTGCCTACGGTGGTGGTGCCTATGGAGGGGGTGCCTATGGAGGCGGTGCATATGGAGGTGGCGCCTATGGTGGCGCCCCAGGTGGTTATGGCACTGGCGGGTATGGCAGTTATGGCGGAGCAGGTGGAGCTGCTGGTGGTACTGGTAGTGGGAGTACAGGTGCTCGGGGTTCTAGCAGGTATCATCCATATGGAAAATAA